A genomic region of Dreissena polymorpha isolate Duluth1 chromosome 4, UMN_Dpol_1.0, whole genome shotgun sequence contains the following coding sequences:
- the LOC127877789 gene encoding uncharacterized protein LOC127877789 produces MGPKKGRGAAKKSRRGTGIGQVAEKPRSPTPPPAEDEAMLVPEPEQPQPHLAGDHQPVITPVSAAAASKKRTKKPYYYTTLTEAQIEEVIDCLKSNPSIDSKRMTNYKDPQNKEKL; encoded by the coding sequence ATGGGACCCAAGAAAGGTAGAGGTGCAGCAAAGAAGAGCCGGAGAGGGACAGGCATAGGCCAAGTGGCTGAAAAACCGAGGTCTCCAACACCACCGCCGGCAGAAGATGAAGCCATGCTGGTTCCAGAGCCAGAGCAGCCACAGCCTCACCTTGCAGGGGATCATCAACCAGTCATCACACCAGTTTCAGCAGCAGCCGCCAGCAAAAAGCGAACGAAAAAACCCTACTACTATACAACACTAACAGAAGCGCAAATAGAAGAGGTCATTGACTGTCTAAAAAGCAATCCCTCCATCGACTCAAAGAGAATGACAAATTATAAAGACCCGCAGAACAAAGAGAAGCTATGA